Proteins from a genomic interval of Phlebotomus papatasi isolate M1 chromosome 3, Ppap_2.1, whole genome shotgun sequence:
- the LOC129806217 gene encoding uncharacterized protein LOC129806217 isoform X2: protein MQSLKFLALWMLFSVLELHDALKCYSCDHATVEECSQPNIHALSVMTCPPVYTECIKIIGNSSAGDFTIRGCGPPEVCQTADEFFDGFAECHVCSTNLCNSSSILIISHLILTLPLAVYLKRLLV, encoded by the exons ATGCAGTCTCTCAAATTTCTGGCACTTTGGATGCTTTTCTCCGTTCTTGAACTTCATG ACGCACTCAAGTGCTATTCCTGTGACCATGCCACTGTCGAGGAATGCTCTCAGCCCAATATTCACGCCCTAAGTGTCATGACTTGTCCTCCAGTTTACACAGAGTGCATCAAAATTATCGGAAACT cTTCCGCAGGAGACTTTACCATTAGAGGATGTGGACCACCTGAAGTTTGTCAGACGGCGGATGAGTTTTTCGATGGATTTGCGGAATGTCATGTCTGCAGTACTAATCTCTGCAATTCCAGCTCAATCCTGATCATTTCTCACCTGATCTTGACACTTCCACTTGCAGTTTACCTCAAAAGACTTTTAGTATGA
- the LOC129806217 gene encoding uncharacterized protein LOC129806217 isoform X1 has translation MQSLKFLALWMLFSVLELHVDALKCYSCDHATVEECSQPNIHALSVMTCPPVYTECIKIIGNSSAGDFTIRGCGPPEVCQTADEFFDGFAECHVCSTNLCNSSSILIISHLILTLPLAVYLKRLLV, from the exons ATGCAGTCTCTCAAATTTCTGGCACTTTGGATGCTTTTCTCCGTTCTTGAACTTCATG TAGACGCACTCAAGTGCTATTCCTGTGACCATGCCACTGTCGAGGAATGCTCTCAGCCCAATATTCACGCCCTAAGTGTCATGACTTGTCCTCCAGTTTACACAGAGTGCATCAAAATTATCGGAAACT cTTCCGCAGGAGACTTTACCATTAGAGGATGTGGACCACCTGAAGTTTGTCAGACGGCGGATGAGTTTTTCGATGGATTTGCGGAATGTCATGTCTGCAGTACTAATCTCTGCAATTCCAGCTCAATCCTGATCATTTCTCACCTGATCTTGACACTTCCACTTGCAGTTTACCTCAAAAGACTTTTAGTATGA